A genomic segment from Hypomesus transpacificus isolate Combined female chromosome 13, fHypTra1, whole genome shotgun sequence encodes:
- the phf5a gene encoding PHD finger-like domain-containing protein 5A, protein MAKHHPDLIFCRKQAGVAIGRLCEKCDGKCVICDSYVRPCTLVRICDECNYGSYQGRCVICGGPGVSDAYYCKECTIQEKDRDGCPKIVNLGSSKTDLFYERKKYGFKKR, encoded by the exons ATGGCTAAACATCATCCAGATTTGATATTTTGCAGAAAACAAGCCGGTGTTG CTATTGGCAGATTGTGCGAGAAAT GTGATGGAAAGTGTGTTATCTGTGATTCCTACGTAAGGCCCTGTACACTAGTGCGTATCTGTGACGAGTGTAACTACGGATCCTACCAGGGGCGCTGCGTCATCTGTGGAGGGCCTGGGGTATCAGACGCTTACTATTGCAAAGAGTGTACCATCCAGGAGAAAGAT CGAGATGGCTGTCCCAAGATTGTGAACCTTGGCAGTTCCAAGACAGACTTGTTCTATGAGAGGAAGAAGTATGGCTTCAAGAAGAGGTGA